In Melanotaenia boesemani isolate fMelBoe1 chromosome 16, fMelBoe1.pri, whole genome shotgun sequence, the following proteins share a genomic window:
- the LOC121655954 gene encoding G-protein coupled receptor 4-like: protein MDDFHINTTLRDKSYNYSNVSLNNDDSTNNTYYYYDYSSFETAEQIENVVDWIVICSGLPLTLVAIAAVYSLVRKDHVAPVYIINLLVSDLAQLCCQSAWKAGKINFFIDSFYDFGLLASVGFMVCISLERYLMITQPLWYRFRRNIKTSVAVCVVVWILSFIISFSFYFHIHNHIGTTMSAIFLLPFPLFIFCLVGTIKALSAARSVPADEKRRIVAILVVVLLIYTLLFLPNIIFLLAEEAINKLTFYITSSMLVKISPLADLILYIFIRKGTTDKLSALLCCCKMLTNQQTSNRSNDMSASCSQTI, encoded by the exons ATGGATGATTTCCATATCAACACCACCTTAAGAGACAAAAGCTACAACTACAGCAACGTCAGTCTCAACAATGATGATTCTACCAACAACACCTATTATTACTATGATTACAGCAGCTTCGAAACCGCTGAACAGATCGAAAATGTGGTGGACTGGATCGTCATCTGTTCTGGACTTCCTTTGACTCTAGTGGCCATCGCTGCAGTTTATTCTCTG GTACGAAAAGACCACGTTGCTCCAGTTTACATCATCAACCTTCTGGTTTCTGATCTCGCTCAGCTCTGCTGTCAGTCTGCATGGAAGGCTGGAAAGATTAATTTCTTCATTGACTCGTTTTATGATTTTGGTCTGTTGGCCAGTGTTGGATTCATGGTGTGCATCTCTCTGGAAag GTATTTGATGATCACTCAGCCGCTGTGGTACAGATTCAGACGAAACATCAAGACCTCTGTGGCTGTTTGTGTCGTGGTCTGGAtcctttctttcattatttccttctctttctaTTTCCATATTCATAATCACATAGGAACAACCATGTCTGCTAtcttcctcctccccttccCCCTGTTCATCTTCTGCCTGGTTGGGACCATTAAAGCCCTGTCTGCAGCTCGCAGTGTCCCTGCTGATGAAAAACGAAGAATTGTGGCCATTCTGGTTGTGGTGCTGCTGATTTACACACTGCTGTTCCTGCCCaacatcatttttcttttggcaGAAGAAgccataaataaattaactttctACATCACGTCTTCCATGTTAGTTAAGATCAGTCCTCTTGCAGACTTGATTCTGTATATTTTCATCAGGAAAGGGACCACAGACAAGCTTTCAGccttactgtgttgttgtaaaATGTTAACCAATCAGCAGACGAGCAACAGGAGTAATGACATGTCAGCTTCATGTAGTCAGACTATATAG